A stretch of the uncultured Desulfobacter sp. genome encodes the following:
- a CDS encoding cytidylate kinase-like family protein has protein sequence MNRSIHKIIDEQVKRWEMQKKRDEKSVDACRVITISREFGSRGQQVAEALAHALEYDLFHHEILESMIKESQNAKVLLETLDEKGMNIVEDLVAELVHEHHLWPDEYSKILLRVLNTIGRHGNAVILGRGANFALKNINALRVRIVAPDALRRKVVQEARGLNAEDAQKMMVSTDANRTAFIRRYFNADTQDPANYDLVLNTGTLPVEKAVSIIQAALA, from the coding sequence ATGAACAGGTCCATTCATAAAATTATCGATGAGCAGGTCAAACGGTGGGAGATGCAAAAAAAGCGGGATGAAAAATCTGTGGATGCCTGCCGGGTGATTACTATTTCAAGGGAATTCGGCAGCCGTGGACAGCAAGTGGCTGAAGCGCTTGCCCATGCGTTGGAATATGATCTGTTTCACCATGAAATTCTTGAAAGCATGATCAAAGAGTCCCAGAACGCAAAAGTGTTACTTGAAACCCTTGATGAGAAGGGAATGAATATCGTAGAAGATCTGGTCGCCGAGTTGGTCCATGAACACCATCTCTGGCCGGACGAATATTCAAAAATTCTGCTTCGGGTACTCAATACGATCGGCAGACACGGCAATGCCGTTATTCTCGGCAGGGGAGCCAACTTTGCCTTGAAAAATATTAACGCCTTGCGGGTAAGAATCGTTGCCCCCGATGCCCTGCGCCGGAAGGTGGTGCAAGAGGCCCGGGGGTTGAACGCGGAAGATGCCCAGAAAATGATGGTCAGTACCGATGCCAACAGGACCGCCTTTATCAGGCGGTATTTTAATGCTGATACCCAAGATCCGGCAAACTACGACTTGGTTTTAAACACAGGCACCCTGCCCGTGGAAAAGGCGGTCAGCATTATCCAGGCGGCTTTGGCTTAG
- the fabG gene encoding 3-oxoacyl-ACP reductase FabG — MSQKIDTKTAVITGASRGIGRAIAIELAGQGYYTFINYHSDKTGAENTLEQVRAVGSNGEIMQFDVANKEQSKAAIDHIVGRCETLDVLINNAGIVDDGLFIMMKEESWDKVIRTSLDGFYNMTKPILKRMVRQKRGTVVSIASLSGLTGNRGQANYSAAKAGLIGASRSIASEVARLGIRINVVAPGLIETDMTKNLPMDNVKTMIPMARVGRPEEVAGVVKFLCSEDASYVTGQVISVNGGMF, encoded by the coding sequence ATGTCCCAGAAAATAGATACAAAAACCGCAGTCATCACAGGCGCAAGCCGGGGAATCGGCCGGGCCATTGCCATTGAACTTGCAGGACAGGGGTATTATACCTTTATAAATTACCACTCGGACAAAACCGGAGCCGAGAATACGCTGGAACAGGTCCGGGCCGTTGGCTCCAATGGAGAAATCATGCAGTTTGATGTGGCAAACAAAGAGCAGTCCAAAGCCGCCATTGACCATATCGTGGGCCGGTGCGAGACCCTTGATGTACTGATAAACAATGCAGGTATTGTGGATGACGGTTTATTCATCATGATGAAGGAAGAAAGCTGGGACAAGGTGATCCGGACCAGTCTTGACGGTTTTTACAATATGACAAAGCCGATCCTGAAAAGAATGGTTCGCCAAAAACGGGGGACTGTTGTCTCCATCGCATCGTTGTCCGGTCTGACAGGCAATCGGGGACAGGCCAATTACAGTGCGGCCAAGGCTGGACTTATCGGTGCCAGCCGTAGCATTGCATCCGAAGTGGCTCGGCTCGGCATCCGTATCAATGTCGTGGCGCCAGGGCTCATTGAAACCGATATGACCAAGAATCTGCCCATGGACAATGTCAAAACCATGATTCCCATGGCCCGGGTGGGCCGCCCCGAAGAGGTGGCAGGGGTGGTAAAATTTCTATGTTCCGAGGATGCATCCTACGTCACCGGCCAGGTGATTTCAGTCAACGGCGGCATGTTCTAA
- a CDS encoding outer membrane lipoprotein carrier protein LolA, which yields MFMVKKFSLGVAIVLITTMVSAGAIAATMADMQEAAGSIRSISADFIQEKHMKILVKPLISKGIIRFQSPDSLRFEYREPIQNILIMQGKSVSRYIRKDNTFVRDHAAAMGAMTIVMDEISQWLKGDFNTSVFHATIEDTMEPGRIILAPKDKAMTHFIQDIVLILSEQPGVFKEVLIRENQDSFTRLRFDKVKLNEGINPEVFTAPK from the coding sequence ATGTTCATGGTAAAAAAATTTTCCCTGGGGGTTGCGATTGTCTTGATTACGACGATGGTTTCAGCCGGAGCAATCGCAGCGACCATGGCGGACATGCAGGAGGCGGCCGGCAGCATCCGGTCAATCAGTGCCGATTTCATCCAGGAAAAGCATATGAAAATCCTGGTGAAACCGCTGATTTCAAAAGGAATTATCCGATTTCAAAGCCCGGATTCACTCAGGTTTGAATACCGGGAACCCATTCAAAACATCCTGATCATGCAGGGTAAAAGCGTTTCTCGTTATATACGCAAGGACAACACCTTTGTCAGGGACCATGCGGCGGCCATGGGTGCCATGACAATTGTCATGGATGAAATCAGCCAATGGCTGAAAGGGGATTTCAACACCAGTGTTTTCCATGCGACCATTGAGGATACAATGGAACCCGGCAGAATCATCCTGGCACCAAAGGATAAGGCCATGACCCACTTTATCCAGGACATTGTCCTGATATTGTCTGAACAGCCGGGCGTATTTAAAGAGGTCCTTATCCGCGAAAACCAGGACTCTTTTACCCGCCTTCGATTTGATAAAGTAAAACTGAATGAAGGCATTAACCCAGAGGTGTTTACAGCGCCAAAATGA